The sequence CGCATTCGCGGCGGCGTCGGCGTGCGTGTGGGGACCGCTGGAGCTGGGTGTTGTGTCGGTTCTGTCACCGCGGGCCTGGTGCTCGTCGGGTGGGTCTATTAGGAGGGTCGTGAGCAAGGGGGCCGGAATCGGGATCCCGTCTACAGCGCACAGCAGGCCCAGGACGGCTCGGGCCGGGGCGTCGAGGGCTGTGGCTAGAGCTTCGGTCAGGGCGCCGGGGTCGAGGGCGGAGGGTAAGCCGTCCGCCCGCAGTGCCGTCGCGGCGCGGACCAGGGCGAGTGGACGGCCTCCTGTGGCACGCCACAGGTCGTCGGCGGGGGCCAGTTCGTCTTCCTGGAGGTCCCGGCCGAGTTTCCGGACGAGCAGGTTCCGCGCGGCGTCCGCGTCCAGGCCGCTCAGTTCGAGTGCGACGCCCTCGCCGAACAGCAGGCGTTCCGGTCCTGCCACAGCGATGTCACAGGACGGGACGGCGGCAAGCAGTTGGGCCAGGTCGGAACTCGTCCCCGCAAAGTCGTCCAGGACGAGGAGCGCTTCGATCGACGACATCAGCCGGACCAGGACGTCCTCGGCGGGCCGGTAGCCGGAGATGGCGTAGCACGCCTTGAACACTTCCTGGATGACGTCTTCCGCCGGAACGTCGGCGACCGGCAGGTACACCACGCTCCGGCCCGCTTTGACTTGTCTGGCGGCGAGTTCGCAGAGCAGTGTCGTCTTGCCGGCTCCGCGCTCTCCGTAGACCTGAACGCGTCCCCGGTCCGTAAGGCCTTCTTCCAGGAGGCGGAGTTCGCGCTCGCGCCCGAGTGGTTCTTCACCACGCGGCAGGGGACGTCCGTGAGGCCGGTTCCGCGGGGCGGGGTCGGGCGGTGTGCCCACGTAGTTGACCGTGGAGCCGTGGCCGCTGACGACCAGGGCGTGGTCGCCGTTCACCACCGTCCCGCTAAGGTCCCCGCCTATCTCCGAGATTCTTATTTCTCCCACAGGATCCCCCGTTCGTGCTCAGGCGAAATTTACTGAGCATCGGTTTTCGGGGGCCAAGACTCTTTTTCTATGCGGCTATAGGGCTTGCCTATACCGCGCCCGCTGCGCGTAGTTCCCGGACGGTTCGTGCGGCGAGTTCGCAGAAGACCTCCGGGAGCCCCTCGTCGGAGCGTCGCCGGGCTGCGACCGTGACCGTCGGGGAGAGCCCGGTCATCGGCAAGGTCGTGATTCCTGATAGCGCCAGGGTGTCGCGCAGCGCGAACGGCCCGGGGCAGGGGACGCGGTTCAGTCGGATGGAGAGCGCGGCGGCGGCGACGGTGTCCACCGGCTCGCCGACGAACCGCGCGTCCTCGCGGTTGCGCTCGTCGTAGAAGGTCCACCAGCGCTGCGCGGCCAGGGGGACGCTGTCGGCGATCGCGACGAAGGACGCGTCGATGACGTCGTCGAGCGTGATCGTTTCGGCTTCCCCCAGCGGGTGTCCGATCGGCACCAGGACCGCACGGGGTTCGTCGTCGACGAGGACTTCCCAGTCGAGCCGCTCAGGGTCGAGTGGGAGGCGGATCAAGGCGACGTCCACGTCTCCGTCGAGGAGCGGTCGGTCCAGTTCGTTGAGTTCCAGGGCCCGCCAGGCGGTCCGCACATCCGGAAATGCCTCTTTGAACGCGCTGATCACAGGCATCTGGATGTCACCCGGCAAGGGCCCGGCGATGCCGATGCGCAGGGTTCGCGGGCCGCCGGCTCGAAGGCGCGCCGCCGAGACCGCGTCCGCGGTGGCGGCGAGGATGGCGGCGACGTGTTCGTGGAAGACCACTCCGGCCGGCGTTGGCGAGACCCCGCCCGGCTCCCGGACGAGGAGCGTCGCGCCCACCTCGCGTTCCAGGACGCGGATCTGCTGGCTGAGCGTCGGTTGCGATATGTGGAGGGCCTGAGCGGCCCGCGTGAACGAGCCCTGCTCAACGACCTCCAGAAAGTACCGGAAATGCCGCAGTTCCATCTCGTCTCCAGGAGGCGGGCCGCCCGATGCCGACAGAGCGATTCTACGATTCGGCTCCTCCGGTCCCGGAGAACAAGGGAAGTTTGTCCGGCAGCGGCCGTCACCCGTCCGCGGAGGCCCTCTGATCATTAGCGGCCTTCGAGGAGCGAAGCCGAATCGCCGGATCAACCGGCATGATCTCGCCATTGCCGGTCCCGTAGGGTGCCGGGGTGGACTGGGTCGAGCGGGTTACGGGAGTCCGCCGGTGGTCGCGGGGTGGGGAGCGGGCGCCGCACAAGCCGCTGCTCTTGCTGTACGCCCTCGGGCACTTCCAGCGGTGCGGCGATGCTCCGATGTTCTATGGCGAGGTCGAGGAGCATCTCGCCGGACTGCTGCGGGAATTCGGGCCGCCGCGGAAGACCAGTCCCGCCTACCCCTTTCACTACCTGACCAGCGATGGGTTGTGGGAGGTGCGGACCGTCGATGGAGGGGGCAGTCCCGGGCCCCAGGTCGGCGTCCTGCGGGCTCAGGCCGCCCGCGGTCGGCTGAGCGGTGAGCTGACGGCCGCGTTGCGCCGCGAACCGCGCCTGTTGCCGCAGCTGTGCCGCGCCATTCTGGACGTCAACTTCGAACCTTCGCTGCACGACGACATCTGCACGGCCGCCGGGATCGACCTGGAGTCGGCCGAGGCCGCGGGCGCGGTGGCGCCGCGGCGGCGCGACCGTGCCTTCCGCGAGCAGATCATGGTCGCCTACGAGTACCGGTGCGCGTTCTGCGGCTATGACGGCTGGCTGAACGGGACCGCGGTGGGTCTGGACGCCGCGCACGTCCGGTGGTGGGCCTTCGACGGGCCCGACGACGTCACCAACGGCATCTGCCTGTGCGCGCTGCATCACAAGCTCTTTGACAAGGGCGCGCTCGGCATCACCGACGACCGGCAGGTCACCGTGTCGGCGCGCTTCGTCGGACGCGGTCCGGCCGCCCGCGAACAGGTCCACGCCTTGGCCGGACGCCCTGTCAGCTCGCCCCAGACGGCCTTCCCCACCGTGGACGGCGAGCACATCGCCTGGCACGCCCGCGAGGTCTTCCGCTCCCCGGCCCGGGCGGCATGAGATCCGCCAGAAGGCCGTCTACCGCCGGCATGGCCGAGGTCAGATTCACGTCGGGCCTCGATCTCGCCGCCCGAGGCGACGGTGGACGGCCGGCTCCCGGACCGTGATCGCCCGCTGGGCGTCCGAGGGGATGGGCCGCATGGCTCGGTCAAGTGAGGGTAGAGCGCCTTTGACCGTAAGCGGCAGAAAGGGCGGGTTTCATGATTATTGTCGCCATCGTGGGCGTCTGTGCGGTTCTGTTGGTTCTGGCGTTCCTGCTGCCGAGGCTTTCGCGGCATCCGCAGCGAGGTACCCAGCGAGTGCTGGGGGTGGGCTCACGTGCGGGTTCTTCGGCCCCTGGCGGGCTCGGGCGGCTGCTGAGCAAGCCGT is a genomic window of Actinomadura citrea containing:
- a CDS encoding phosphorothioated DNA-binding restriction endonuclease produces the protein MDWVERVTGVRRWSRGGERAPHKPLLLLYALGHFQRCGDAPMFYGEVEEHLAGLLREFGPPRKTSPAYPFHYLTSDGLWEVRTVDGGGSPGPQVGVLRAQAARGRLSGELTAALRREPRLLPQLCRAILDVNFEPSLHDDICTAAGIDLESAEAAGAVAPRRRDRAFREQIMVAYEYRCAFCGYDGWLNGTAVGLDAAHVRWWAFDGPDDVTNGICLCALHHKLFDKGALGITDDRQVTVSARFVGRGPAAREQVHALAGRPVSSPQTAFPTVDGEHIAWHAREVFRSPARAA
- a CDS encoding LysR family transcriptional regulator, coding for MELRHFRYFLEVVEQGSFTRAAQALHISQPTLSQQIRVLEREVGATLLVREPGGVSPTPAGVVFHEHVAAILAATADAVSAARLRAGGPRTLRIGIAGPLPGDIQMPVISAFKEAFPDVRTAWRALELNELDRPLLDGDVDVALIRLPLDPERLDWEVLVDDEPRAVLVPIGHPLGEAETITLDDVIDASFVAIADSVPLAAQRWWTFYDERNREDARFVGEPVDTVAAAALSIRLNRVPCPGPFALRDTLALSGITTLPMTGLSPTVTVAARRRSDEGLPEVFCELAARTVRELRAAGAV
- a CDS encoding DUF6411 family protein: MIIVAIVGVCAVLLVLAFLLPRLSRHPQRGTQRVLGVGSRAGSSAPGGLGRLLSKPFRSSSRAVGRSGEAGRRARSRSPF